From a single Pelodiscus sinensis isolate JC-2024 chromosome 4, ASM4963464v1, whole genome shotgun sequence genomic region:
- the LOC142828960 gene encoding uncharacterized protein LOC142828960 — MAQPQAPRDLFSPHREHCSEDPAGGSKCRVPSWSGAENLSLLKLWGEEDTLLDRRSRHRMWTYMAGWPRLWLRRDTHPLRLEQIRSKYKEFRQGYARARERSSRCGAGPRYCPCYQELHQILEHGEALSSLVVVDSGLQMPVATCPELSAKEEEEEEEQLHEEDTASTGTLILELIPQALEISQASLEGSSAGPGNHHQPRQPPNPGGATSA, encoded by the exons ATGgctcagccacaagccccccgagaCCTCTTtagccctcacagggagcactgCTCCGAGGACCCAGCTGGGGGCAGCAAATGCCGTGTGCCATCGTGGTCTGGAGCAGAGAacctgtccctcctcaagctgtggggggaggaggacaccCTGCTGGATCGCCGCTCCCGGCACCGAATGTGGACGTATATGGCCGGATGGCCAAGGCTCTGGCTGAGAAGGGACACCCACCCCCTTAGATTAGAACAGATCCGGAGTAAGTATAAGGAGTTCCGCCAGGGCtacgccagggccagggagcgcagctctCGCTGCGGGGCAGGACCACGCTACTGCCCCTGCTACCAGGAGCTCCATCAAATCCTGGAGCATGGTGAAGCCCTTTCCTCACTCGTGGTGGTGGACTCGGGGCTACAGATGCCTGTCGCCACCTGCCCAGAGCTCTCtgccaaggaggaggaagaggaggaagagcagctgCATGAGGAGGACACGGCCAGCACGGGCACCCTCATCCTGGAGCTGATACCTCAGGCCCTGGAAATCTCCCAGGCATCCttggagggatcatcag ctggaccaggcAATCACCACCAACCAAGGCAGCCGCCTAACCCTGGGGGAGCCACAAGTGCATGA